In Eschrichtius robustus isolate mEscRob2 chromosome 2, mEscRob2.pri, whole genome shotgun sequence, a single window of DNA contains:
- the MISP gene encoding mitotic interactor and substrate of PLK1, translating into MDRVTRYPIFSIPHSPRVAGMALKGDTSYTFELVGVGSVASDWGQDEPLAWPADHKASLEMAQTGTSLSLRVFPGQLAPRLPCPEDNEEEEVKAYHLEARDTPPWWPRDLEWERRVVIQDQAVRKSGTVAMLHGTPDHGEPGSPGRPQSTPLEENMIDTEQIDFLAARRQFMSLEQTNPPPGVVHARAGVPRDPPPGVTHARAGVPRDPSPGVAHARAGVPRDPSPGASQASKALNEPPLVNGYVVPVKPEAKEVVTEEKRVHGLPASSGAQALDDSGSWSQEGSPEPAKETPIEREIRLAQKREAELREQRGLRRAASHQELLEIPARPLLSKVSLAAAPRPHRGRPSLYVQRDIAQESQREEDHRREGLQVGRASISDWFSEDPRPILRRVHSSDSILSPTPDASAASPTPEVRKVNRIPPDAYQPYLSPRMPPGEPPASHTYRKPSGLSADEARPAGSPKATGSQRHPSGSSAKPSSTKQEPPRGPLRANRGVVRWEYFRLRPLRFGVPEEPEKAEAPRVWGWEVAGAPALRLQKSQSSELLEREVESVLRREREVAEERRSALYPEVFSPPPPDECCDQDSRSSSRASGITGSYSVSESQFFTPIHLHSGLVWTAEASAEDAPRQRKKNEQWYAGINPSDHVNSEVLEATRVTRHKNAMVERWEARIHTSEDED; encoded by the exons ATGGACCGAGTGACCAGATACCCCATCTTCAGCATCCCCCACTCACCCCGTGTGGCCGGCATGGCCTTGAAAGGCGACACCAGCTACACGTTTGAGCTGGTGGGCGTGGGGTCCGTGGCCAGCGACTGGGGCCAGGATGAGCCACTGGCATGGCCTGCTGACCACAAGGCCTCTCTGGAAATGGCGCAGACGGGGACATCCCTCAGCCTGCGTGTCTTCCCCGGCCAGCTGGCCCCACGGCTGCCCTGCCCAGAGGACAATGAGGAGGAGGAAGTGAAGGCCTACCATCTGGAGGCCAGGGACACCCCGCCCTGGTGGCCACGTGACCTGGAGTGGGAGCGCCGGGTGGTCATTCAGGACCAGGCGGTCAGGAAGAGCGGCACGGTGGCCATGCTCCATGGCACCCCTGACCACGGGGAGCCCGGGAGCCCCGGCCGACCGCAGTCCACGCCCCTGGAGGAGAACATGATCGACACGGAGCAGATCGACTTCCTGGCAGCCAGGCGGCAGTTCATGAGCCTGGAGCAGACGAACCCTCCACCCGGGGTGGTCCATGCCCGTGCGGGAGTTCCTCGGGACCCCCCACCCGGGGTGACCCACGCCCGTGCGGGGGTTCCTCGGGACCCCTCACCCGGGGTGGCCCACGCCCGTGCGGGGGTTCCTCGGGACCCCTCACCTGGGGCCAGCCAGGCCTCCAAGGCCCTGAACGAACCACCCCTGGTCAATGGGTATGTCGTCCCAGTCAAGCCTGAGGCGAAGGAAGTGGTCACGGAAGAGAAGAGGGTCCACGGTTTGCCCGCCAGCTCTGGTGCCCAAGCCTTGGACGACTCTGGTTCCTGGTCCCAAGAGGGGTCCCCGGAACCCGCCAAGGAGACGCCCATTGAGCGGGAGATCCGGCTAGCCCAGAAGCGGGAGGCAGAGCTCCGGGAGCAGAGGGGGCTGCGACGGGCGGCCAGCCACCAGGAGCTGCTGGAGATCCCGGCCAGGCCGCTGCTGAGCAAGGTGAGCCTGGCCGCAGCCCCGCGGCCGCACAGGGGGCGCCCATCGCTCTATGTGCAGCGGGACATTGCTCAGGAGTCGCAGCGTGAGGAGGACCACCGGCGGGAGGGCCTGCAGGTGGGCCGGGCGTCCATATCCGACTGGTTCTCCGAAGACCCCCGGCCCATTCTCAGGAGAGTCCACAGCTCAGACTCCATCCTCAGCCCGACCCCAGACGCCAGCGCAGCCAGCCCCACACCAGAGGTGAGGAAGGTGAACCGCATCCCACCTGATGCCTACCAGCCATACCTGAGCCCCCGGATGCCCCCGGGAGAACCCCCAGCCTCCCACACCTACCGCAAGCCCAGCGGTCTCTCCGCAGATGAGGCCAGGCCTGCGGGCTCTCCAAAGGCCACGGGGTCCCAGAGGCATCCCTCGGGATCCTCTGCAAAACCATCAAGCACAAAGCAAGAGCCTCCCCGGGGACCCCTGCGCGCCAACAGGGGTGTCGTGCGATGGGAGTACTTCCGCCTGCGTCCCCTGAGGTTCGGGGTCCCGGAAGAGCCTGAGAAAGCTGAGGCCCCCCGAGTttggggctgggaggtggctGGGGCCCCGGCACTGAGGCTACAGAAGTCCCAGTCATCAGAGCTGCTGGAGAGGGAGGTGGAGAGTGTCCTGCGGCGGGAGCGGGAGGTGGCTGAGGAGCGGCGGAGCGCTCTGTACCCCGAGGTCTTCTCCCCGCCGCCGCCGGACGAGTGCTGTGACCAAGACTCCAGGAGCTCCTCCCGCGCATCTG gcatcACGGGCAGCTACTCGGTGTCTGAGTCACAGTTTTTCACCCCCATCCACCTGCACTCGGGCCTGGTGTGGACGGCAGAGGCCTCAGCTGAGGATGCtcccaggcagagaaagaagaatgagcAGTGG TATGCCGGCATCAACCCCTCGGACCATGTCAACTCGGAG GTCTTGGAGGCCACACGGGTAACCCGCCACAAGAACGCCATGGTGGAGCGCTGGGAGGCCCGGATCCACACCAGCGAGGATGAGGATTGA